Proteins from a genomic interval of Chryseobacterium indologenes:
- a CDS encoding PorT family protein, whose translation MKKLLLSLSVVIGTISFAQSADRPRFGIKAGGNLSSFTGGDSKSKIGYYAGAFVNVPLSEAFSIQPEIVYSQQGAKAKDDYEMATYTIKNMQQTLGYINVPVMLQYNATPEFYLEAGPEFGLLISAQAKVDINGSTYKADNKDSMKSFNFGAGIGLGYKFTPNLGVNARYIAGITKILKNNFGDSSKNTNFQLGVNYYF comes from the coding sequence ATGAAAAAACTATTATTAAGCTTAAGTGTAGTGATCGGAACTATTTCGTTTGCTCAATCTGCAGACCGACCAAGATTTGGCATTAAAGCCGGAGGTAACCTTTCTAGTTTTACTGGAGGTGATTCAAAATCTAAAATCGGATATTATGCTGGGGCTTTTGTTAATGTCCCTTTATCTGAGGCATTCAGTATTCAACCCGAAATTGTTTACAGCCAACAGGGTGCAAAAGCAAAAGACGATTATGAAATGGCAACTTATACAATAAAGAATATGCAGCAAACTCTTGGTTATATCAATGTTCCTGTAATGCTTCAATATAATGCCACACCGGAATTTTATCTGGAAGCCGGCCCCGAATTTGGACTTCTTATAAGCGCTCAGGCGAAAGTAGATATTAATGGCAGTACATATAAGGCTGATAATAAAGATAGTATGAAAAGCTTTAATTTTGGTGCCGGGATAGGATTAGGATATAAATTTACACCTAACTTAGGAGTGAATGCCAGGTATATTGCCGGCATAACTAAAATTTTAAAAAATAACTTTGGAGATTCTTCCAAAAATACTAATTTCCAGCTTGGTGTAAATTATTATTTTTAA
- a CDS encoding glycosyltransferase, whose translation MSENKKIKVLFRHRFMEMGGVEKVILSMLNNLNPYKFDITICLTLNQGELKDEIPSHVKKVYITEGKESFSKNPLIHKLQLVRRRIQLARAAKDPRFSDRILENTQFDIEIAPSYSTFLPVINSSNKASKKIGWFHSEINIPAMKPLVPNILKSFPKFDHMIYCSQNIKDLMHKCYPDLQYPAESVVINAIPIEEIKKKAEEAIEPLPQGPVFVSVGRLHSRKGYHKLIDAHKKLIDEGFQHSVVVIGNGEEMNNLTEQINANNVQNSFILTGNKMNPYPYIKNADYFILSSESEAWPLVIAEALILQKPIIATETGDVGLMIKDRETGYLINYDTREMYEAMKTFLTDTELISKIKKNLETIEDQFDNKKIFNAVEKIIEDLSQK comes from the coding sequence ATGTCAGAAAACAAAAAAATAAAGGTTCTTTTCAGACACCGTTTTATGGAAATGGGTGGTGTGGAGAAAGTAATATTAAGTATGCTCAACAACCTGAACCCCTATAAGTTTGATATAACGATATGTCTTACTCTCAATCAGGGAGAGCTTAAAGATGAAATCCCCAGCCATGTAAAAAAGGTATATATCACTGAAGGGAAGGAAAGTTTTTCCAAAAACCCACTGATTCATAAACTTCAGCTTGTCCGTCGCAGAATACAGCTGGCCCGTGCTGCGAAGGACCCTAGATTTTCAGACCGTATCTTAGAAAACACTCAATTTGATATTGAGATTGCGCCATCCTACTCTACATTTTTACCGGTAATTAATTCCAGCAACAAGGCATCAAAAAAAATCGGTTGGTTTCACTCTGAAATTAACATCCCGGCAATGAAACCATTGGTTCCGAATATTCTGAAAAGTTTTCCAAAGTTTGACCATATGATCTATTGTTCTCAAAACATCAAAGATCTTATGCATAAATGTTATCCGGACTTACAATATCCTGCGGAGAGTGTTGTCATCAATGCCATTCCTATTGAAGAGATTAAAAAGAAAGCAGAGGAAGCCATAGAGCCCCTTCCGCAAGGTCCTGTTTTTGTATCAGTCGGACGCCTTCACAGTAGAAAAGGATATCATAAACTGATTGATGCCCATAAAAAACTTATAGACGAAGGATTCCAGCATAGTGTAGTTGTTATTGGAAATGGTGAAGAGATGAACAATCTGACGGAGCAGATTAACGCCAATAATGTGCAGAACAGCTTCATTCTAACCGGTAATAAAATGAACCCCTATCCTTATATAAAAAATGCGGATTATTTTATTCTGTCTTCCGAATCTGAAGCATGGCCACTCGTTATTGCTGAAGCATTAATTCTGCAAAAACCTATTATCGCGACTGAAACGGGTGATGTAGGTCTTATGATCAAAGACAGAGAAACAGGATATCTCATCAATTATGATACCCGGGAAATGTATGAGGCGATGAAAACTTTCCTTACGGATACAGAACTTATTTCGAAGATTAAGAAAAACCTTGAAACAATTGAAGATCAATTTGACAATAAGAAAATTTTTAATGCTGTAGAAAAGATTATCGAAGATCTATCCCAAAAATAA
- a CDS encoding carbonic anhydrase (macrophage inducible 5; Mig-5): MKAHTYETQSTITPEKALEFLKEGNQRFVNNLKANRDLLEQVNATREGQWPFAVVLSCIDSRTSAELIFDQGLGDVFSIRIAGNFVNQDILGSMEFGCNVAGSKLIVVLGHTKCGALKGGLDAAQIEGMGMDNLNHLINHFSPIIDEVIEGNEERSSKNSSLLERLNQQNVRNAIEDIRKQSSTLKNLEDEGKIKIVGANYDVETGAVTWL; the protein is encoded by the coding sequence ATGAAAGCACATACATACGAAACTCAATCGACCATCACACCTGAAAAAGCATTAGAATTTTTGAAGGAAGGAAACCAAAGATTTGTCAACAACCTGAAAGCAAACAGAGACCTTCTGGAGCAGGTAAATGCTACGCGTGAAGGACAATGGCCTTTTGCTGTCGTGCTAAGCTGTATAGACAGCCGTACATCTGCAGAACTTATTTTTGACCAGGGATTGGGGGATGTTTTCAGTATCAGAATTGCCGGTAATTTCGTTAACCAGGATATTCTTGGTTCAATGGAATTCGGATGTAACGTTGCCGGTTCTAAACTTATCGTGGTTCTGGGCCATACTAAATGCGGGGCATTAAAAGGAGGTCTTGATGCAGCACAAATCGAAGGGATGGGAATGGATAACCTTAACCATCTGATCAATCATTTCAGCCCGATCATCGATGAAGTGATTGAAGGTAACGAGGAACGTTCATCAAAAAACAGCTCTCTTCTGGAAAGATTAAATCAGCAGAACGTAAGAAATGCGATTGAAGATATCCGTAAGCAAAGCTCAACGCTTAAGAACCTTGAAGATGAGGGCAAGATTAAGATCGTTGGAGCCAATTATGATGTAGAAACCGGTGCAGTAACCTGGTTATAA
- a CDS encoding class I SAM-dependent methyltransferase has protein sequence MNEITRVLKTFVGYLKRPDLYPELGRKIIKNTINRDNAFKGKEKTNLWATERAVSQKQAVSKLFGLEIDSFRNDFQETLAKADQREKECPVKMGGPGALELIYYACEFTNAQHVVETGVAYGWSSLASLLSLAKRNGTLYSSDMPYLAQDGDQYVGYVVPQNLRANWKLFRFADKESLPKIFSENAVFDVLHYDSDKSYNGRIWAYQELYKHLRKGGVFISDDIGDNSAYQDFCEHNDIETTVVEYEGKYIGVFIK, from the coding sequence GTGAATGAAATAACAAGAGTTCTCAAAACATTTGTCGGGTACCTTAAAAGACCTGATCTTTATCCGGAATTAGGCCGGAAAATTATTAAAAATACAATAAACAGGGATAATGCCTTTAAAGGAAAAGAAAAGACCAATCTATGGGCGACTGAAAGAGCGGTATCACAAAAGCAGGCTGTTTCAAAACTCTTTGGCTTGGAAATAGATTCTTTTCGTAATGATTTCCAGGAGACTTTAGCTAAGGCAGATCAAAGAGAAAAAGAATGCCCGGTAAAAATGGGAGGCCCCGGTGCTTTGGAACTGATCTACTATGCCTGTGAGTTTACAAATGCTCAGCATGTGGTGGAGACAGGGGTTGCCTACGGATGGTCTTCATTGGCTTCACTTTTATCATTGGCAAAGAGAAACGGGACCTTGTACAGTTCAGACATGCCTTATCTGGCTCAGGATGGCGATCAATATGTAGGCTATGTAGTTCCCCAGAATCTTAGAGCAAACTGGAAGCTTTTCCGTTTTGCAGATAAGGAATCGCTGCCGAAGATATTTTCTGAGAATGCAGTTTTCGATGTACTTCATTATGATTCCGATAAAAGCTATAACGGAAGAATCTGGGCTTACCAGGAACTTTATAAGCACTTAAGAAAAGGAGGTGTTTTCATCAGCGATGATATTGGTGATAATTCTGCATATCAGGACTTTTGTGAGCATAATGATATTGAAACTACAGTAGTAGAATATGAAGGGAAATACATCGGTGTTTTTATTAAATAA
- a CDS encoding glycosyltransferase has translation MAEKKKILIRIGSLRHGGAEKVLINFLKNLPEDKYEVDLLINLYTGMYIKEVPSWVNLHYLIKGEMITTNRPHEIPVKAFRVLYQKMFLMFPSLLYTFVLKNKKYDVEIAAIHGMYRELLSSPQKDSKKIIWIQNDIFNLKEYTPDIIRQFFKFDRILVISNKLKEEMQKLAASDKEKQSVIKIFNPIDREDTLQKANMEIKDFPFSGELPTFITIGTVYPQKGYDRLLDVHKKLMDEGLKHQIIIIGDGFDFENIQSKLNQLGVQETVKMLGFRSNPYPYLKQSDFYVMSSRHEGFPTIIAEALILNKPVVSTDVSGIKDLLQDGKLGIITPNSEDGIYEGMKKFLTEKGLAGQYEKEIANTDLPFVLQKSVAYLQEIIDEV, from the coding sequence ATGGCTGAAAAAAAGAAAATCCTTATCAGAATCGGTTCCCTACGACATGGAGGTGCAGAAAAAGTCTTAATTAATTTTCTAAAAAACCTGCCGGAAGACAAATATGAGGTTGATTTGCTGATTAACCTTTATACCGGCATGTACATTAAGGAAGTACCGTCATGGGTGAATTTACACTACCTGATCAAAGGTGAGATGATCACAACCAACAGACCACATGAAATTCCTGTCAAGGCATTCAGGGTGCTTTATCAGAAAATGTTCCTGATGTTTCCGTCTCTGCTCTATACATTTGTTTTAAAAAATAAAAAGTACGATGTTGAAATTGCGGCGATCCATGGGATGTACAGAGAGCTTTTATCCAGTCCGCAGAAAGATTCAAAAAAAATCATCTGGATTCAGAATGATATTTTTAACCTGAAGGAATATACTCCGGATATCATCAGACAATTTTTCAAATTTGACAGAATCCTGGTTATTTCCAACAAGCTTAAGGAAGAAATGCAGAAACTGGCTGCATCGGATAAGGAAAAACAGTCGGTTATCAAAATCTTTAATCCCATTGATAGAGAAGATACCCTTCAAAAAGCGAATATGGAAATTAAAGATTTCCCGTTTTCAGGAGAACTCCCAACATTTATCACAATAGGCACCGTGTACCCTCAAAAAGGATATGACAGACTTCTCGATGTTCATAAAAAGCTGATGGATGAAGGGCTGAAACATCAGATTATCATTATCGGGGATGGATTTGATTTTGAAAATATTCAGTCGAAGCTTAATCAACTGGGGGTACAGGAAACCGTAAAAATGTTAGGATTCCGAAGTAATCCTTACCCATACCTGAAACAGTCGGATTTTTATGTTATGTCTTCAAGGCACGAAGGTTTTCCAACCATTATTGCTGAAGCTCTCATTCTGAATAAACCCGTTGTTTCTACGGATGTTTCGGGAATAAAAGATCTTCTTCAGGACGGTAAGCTGGGCATCATTACTCCCAATTCAGAAGACGGAATCTACGAAGGCATGAAAAAATTCCTTACCGAAAAAGGCCTTGCAGGTCAGTACGAAAAAGAAATAGCCAATACAGATCTTCCTTTCGTACTTCAAAAATCGGTAGCCTATCTTCAGGAAATTATTGATGAAGTATAA
- a CDS encoding acyltransferase: MILLYRIILKIHTTYQYIIKQIYLKICIAKGLKVGKNVRFVEVPELGTEPFLIEIGDETTLSNNVRFINHDGGYNALHFFEKYKDVRAFGRIKIGKQCFIGADTIIMPGVEMGDNCVLGAGSILTSSMPRGTVYAGIPARYICTIEEYGDKALQNNTMYPRELEPERAKLEDYIKKNLPFTYKPIKK; encoded by the coding sequence ATGATATTGCTATACCGTATCATATTAAAAATTCATACGACCTATCAATACATCATCAAGCAAATTTACCTCAAAATTTGTATTGCGAAAGGATTAAAGGTAGGAAAAAATGTTCGCTTTGTAGAAGTTCCCGAACTCGGCACAGAACCCTTCCTTATTGAAATAGGTGATGAAACCACTCTTTCCAACAATGTAAGGTTCATCAATCACGACGGAGGATACAATGCTTTGCATTTTTTCGAAAAATATAAAGATGTAAGAGCATTTGGACGCATAAAAATAGGGAAACAATGCTTCATCGGTGCTGACACGATCATCATGCCCGGTGTTGAAATGGGAGACAACTGTGTTCTCGGTGCCGGCTCAATTTTAACCTCTTCTATGCCCCGTGGAACGGTGTATGCCGGAATTCCTGCCAGATACATATGCACCATTGAAGAATATGGTGATAAAGCTTTACAAAACAACACCATGTATCCAAGAGAACTGGAACCAGAAAGAGCAAAACTGGAAGATTATATTAAGAAGAACCTTCCTTTTACGTATAAACCTATTAAAAAATAA
- a CDS encoding SulP family inorganic anion transporter: MKKTSFLGGIKENFPSGLVVFLVALPLCLGIALASGAPPLSGIIAGIVGGLVVGFLSNSNISVSGPAAGLTAIVLTAITDLGAFELFLCAGIIAGLIQLVLGFVKAGSISNYFPNNVIEGMLAAIGIIIILKQIPHALGYDKDHEGHESLFDNGINFNYFNELLNDIHPGAIIVTLVSVGILLAWDKIPVLKRMKMLPGALVAVVAGIVINELFKASGSSLAIAKEHLVSLPVPKSLDDFKNLITMPDFGGFTNPKVWIVGATIAIVASIETLLCIEASDRLDKQRRITDTNLELKAQGIGNLVSSFIGGLPMTSVVVRSSANANAGATTKMSAMIHGVLLLVCVLTIPVVLNLIPLATLAAVLILVGYKLAKPATFKHFWHLGKFQFVPFVATVVAVVATDLLKGVGIGLAISIFYILQGNMKRAYYLSREKLDDADGINIKLAEEVSFLNKAAIKKTLKNIKPNSTVTIDARDTSYIATDVLEMIQDFANIRAKEEDITVELLGFKTSYRDYERSQDSHILITHKRAM, translated from the coding sequence ATGAAAAAAACATCATTTTTAGGAGGAATCAAGGAGAATTTCCCTTCTGGACTCGTTGTATTCTTAGTTGCACTTCCGTTGTGCTTAGGAATCGCCTTAGCATCCGGAGCACCACCGTTATCCGGTATTATTGCAGGGATTGTAGGAGGCCTTGTTGTAGGGTTTCTCAGCAATTCCAATATATCGGTTTCAGGACCTGCTGCAGGTCTTACCGCTATTGTGCTTACCGCCATTACTGATCTTGGAGCATTTGAACTTTTCCTTTGTGCCGGGATCATTGCAGGGCTTATTCAATTGGTTTTAGGGTTTGTAAAAGCTGGAAGTATTTCCAACTATTTCCCCAACAACGTGATTGAAGGAATGCTTGCTGCCATCGGTATCATTATTATTTTAAAACAGATTCCCCATGCATTAGGATACGACAAGGATCACGAAGGGCATGAAAGTCTTTTTGATAATGGGATCAATTTTAATTACTTCAATGAATTGCTGAACGATATACATCCGGGAGCTATCATTGTAACATTGGTCTCTGTAGGAATTCTTCTTGCGTGGGATAAAATCCCGGTTTTAAAAAGAATGAAAATGCTACCGGGTGCCTTAGTTGCCGTTGTTGCCGGAATTGTAATCAATGAACTTTTCAAAGCATCGGGAAGCTCTTTGGCTATCGCTAAAGAACATTTGGTATCCTTACCGGTTCCAAAATCGTTGGACGATTTTAAAAATCTGATTACCATGCCCGATTTCGGAGGATTTACCAATCCTAAGGTATGGATCGTAGGTGCAACTATCGCCATTGTAGCATCTATTGAGACTTTACTTTGTATTGAAGCATCAGACCGATTGGATAAACAAAGAAGGATCACAGACACTAACCTTGAACTTAAAGCTCAGGGAATCGGAAACCTGGTAAGTTCATTTATCGGAGGACTTCCAATGACATCTGTGGTGGTGAGAAGTTCTGCCAATGCCAATGCAGGGGCAACGACTAAAATGTCAGCGATGATCCATGGGGTACTTTTATTGGTATGTGTCCTTACCATTCCTGTTGTCTTAAATCTGATCCCGTTGGCAACCCTAGCCGCAGTTTTGATTTTGGTAGGATATAAATTGGCAAAACCGGCTACTTTCAAGCACTTCTGGCATCTTGGAAAATTCCAGTTTGTACCGTTTGTAGCCACTGTGGTGGCTGTGGTGGCAACCGACTTATTAAAAGGGGTGGGAATTGGTCTTGCGATCTCTATTTTCTACATCCTTCAGGGGAATATGAAAAGAGCTTATTATTTGAGCAGAGAAAAGCTGGATGATGCTGATGGTATCAATATCAAACTGGCCGAGGAAGTTTCATTTTTAAATAAGGCCGCAATCAAAAAGACTCTTAAAAATATCAAACCTAATTCTACAGTAACAATTGATGCGAGAGACACTTCTTATATTGCCACAGACGTTCTTGAGATGATTCAGGATTTTGCCAATATCCGCGCAAAAGAAGAAGACATCACCGTGGAACTTTTAGGCTTTAAAACATCATACAGAGACTACGAAAGAAGTCAGGATTCTCACATTTTAATTACTCATAAAAGAGCAATGTAA
- a CDS encoding aminoacyl-tRNA hydrolase: MKYLIVGLGNKGSEYENTRHNIGFKVAEKIAESLEVSFNTANFGWMAEGKHKGRKVFVLKPDTYMNLSGNAVRYWMQKENIPLENVLIVTDDLALPFGTLRMKGKGSDAGHNGLKNINEVLQTQNYARLRFGISADFSAGRQVDYVLGVWNEEETEKLPERIETFAKASLSFVFAGINNTMSAFNGK; the protein is encoded by the coding sequence ATGAAATATTTAATAGTTGGGCTTGGAAACAAAGGCTCAGAATATGAAAATACACGACACAATATAGGTTTTAAAGTAGCAGAAAAAATAGCTGAATCATTGGAAGTATCATTCAATACTGCAAATTTTGGCTGGATGGCAGAAGGCAAACACAAAGGCAGAAAAGTTTTTGTCCTTAAACCTGACACCTATATGAACCTTTCCGGAAATGCCGTGAGATACTGGATGCAGAAAGAAAATATTCCTTTGGAGAATGTACTGATCGTAACAGATGATCTGGCACTTCCCTTCGGAACATTGAGAATGAAAGGAAAAGGTTCTGATGCCGGACATAACGGACTGAAAAATATTAACGAAGTATTGCAGACCCAAAATTATGCAAGGCTGCGCTTTGGCATTTCTGCTGACTTTTCTGCGGGTCGTCAGGTCGATTATGTATTGGGAGTATGGAATGAGGAAGAAACTGAAAAACTTCCCGAAAGAATTGAAACTTTTGCGAAAGCCAGCCTTTCTTTTGTTTTCGCAGGAATTAATAATACAATGTCTGCTTTTAACGGGAAATAA
- a CDS encoding SDR family oxidoreductase, giving the protein MSPFSLKDKTILITGASSGIGRSCSVECSKSGASLILVARNEEELEKTVSMLAPNTQWEIIAADITTSENLEELIAGKISSIGKISGFIHCAGVEKTLPLKKHTPQLYKDIFAVNVIAGFEIAKILSFKKYKTETSSFVFISSVAGMVGEIGKAAYSSSKGAVISGARSLAMELSRSNIRVNSISPAMVNTPILENMFESIGEDAAQEIIRKHPLGIGKPEDVANACIFLLSDAAGWITGSNLVVDGGYSAQ; this is encoded by the coding sequence ATGAGTCCGTTTTCATTAAAAGATAAAACTATTCTTATTACAGGGGCTTCTTCCGGGATCGGGAGAAGCTGTTCTGTAGAATGCAGTAAAAGTGGTGCCAGTCTGATTTTAGTTGCCCGAAACGAAGAGGAGCTGGAAAAAACGGTATCGATGCTGGCTCCCAATACCCAATGGGAAATTATTGCTGCCGATATTACAACATCTGAAAACCTCGAAGAACTTATCGCCGGGAAGATATCGAGTATCGGAAAGATTTCAGGATTTATTCATTGTGCAGGAGTTGAAAAAACTCTTCCTCTGAAAAAACATACCCCCCAATTATATAAGGATATTTTTGCAGTTAACGTTATTGCCGGATTTGAAATTGCAAAGATATTATCCTTCAAAAAATATAAAACCGAAACTTCCAGTTTTGTATTTATTTCCTCTGTTGCAGGTATGGTGGGAGAGATTGGAAAGGCTGCTTATTCATCGAGCAAAGGGGCCGTCATTTCAGGAGCCCGTTCTTTGGCTATGGAGCTCTCCCGAAGCAATATTCGTGTCAATAGTATCAGTCCGGCGATGGTGAATACACCCATTTTGGAGAATATGTTTGAAAGTATAGGAGAAGATGCTGCACAAGAAATCATTAGAAAACATCCACTTGGAATCGGAAAACCCGAAGATGTAGCCAATGCATGCATTTTCCTGCTTTCTGATGCAGCGGGATGGATCACCGGATCCAATCTGGTCGTAGACGGGGGATATTCTGCTCAGTAA
- a CDS encoding serine acetyltransferase, with protein MKYKKFIMPEYTAIQKDFYRESGKWLSTLKIWAKCINPNLHYIYILRKAQQYKKRSVSGVFWRMVLRHYQIKYGFQIYPETEIGEGFYLGHWGALVINPKTKIGKNCNIAQGVTIGQQNRGKNEGFPIIGDEVWIGPNAVVVGNVNIGNNVLIAPNAYVNFDVPADSVVVGNPGKIYPASDATKGYINNKID; from the coding sequence ATGAAGTATAAAAAATTCATTATGCCAGAGTACACAGCAATACAGAAAGATTTTTACAGAGAAAGCGGTAAATGGCTTTCTACCCTTAAGATTTGGGCCAAATGCATCAATCCCAACCTTCATTATATTTATATCCTGAGAAAAGCTCAGCAATACAAGAAAAGATCGGTGTCGGGTGTATTCTGGAGAATGGTCCTGAGGCATTATCAGATCAAGTATGGCTTCCAGATCTACCCGGAAACAGAGATAGGAGAAGGTTTTTATTTAGGACACTGGGGAGCACTGGTTATCAATCCGAAAACCAAAATCGGAAAAAACTGCAATATTGCCCAGGGCGTTACTATAGGACAGCAAAACCGCGGTAAAAACGAAGGTTTCCCCATCATTGGTGATGAAGTATGGATTGGCCCCAATGCGGTCGTAGTAGGAAATGTCAATATTGGAAACAATGTACTCATTGCTCCAAATGCCTACGTCAACTTTGATGTTCCTGCTGATTCCGTTGTTGTGGGAAATCCCGGGAAAATCTATCCGGCATCTGATGCCACAAAAGGTTATATCAATAATAAAATTGACTAG
- a CDS encoding ketoacyl-ACP synthase III codes for MIKISKIEYYLPEYVLTNEDLEKEFPEWSSDRIKEKVGITERHVAAENETVLDLAIQSSKKLFESYDKNKIDFILFCTQSPDYFLPTTACILQDKLGLRKNIGAMDFNLGCSGFVYGLAFAKGLIAAGIAQSILLVTSETYTKHIHPKDKGNRSIFGDASASVIVEKDDTAREYKFCLGTDGSGAENLIVKKGAFRTGFELNPDHEFEAENLYMNGPEIFNFTIENIPGLVKETMETNGVTMEEIDYFVFHQANSFMLNYLRKKIKIPAEKFYIDMEKTGNTVSATIPIALKNMIDKGMLKGGEKVLMAGFGVGYSWGATLVEM; via the coding sequence ATGATAAAAATTTCTAAAATAGAATATTATTTGCCTGAGTATGTTCTTACCAATGAGGATCTGGAGAAAGAATTTCCTGAGTGGAGTTCAGACAGAATTAAAGAAAAGGTAGGGATCACAGAGCGTCATGTTGCTGCTGAAAATGAGACGGTTTTAGATCTGGCTATCCAGTCATCAAAAAAGCTTTTTGAAAGCTATGACAAAAACAAAATCGACTTCATCCTTTTTTGTACACAAAGTCCTGATTACTTTTTACCCACTACGGCCTGTATTTTACAGGATAAACTTGGGCTAAGAAAGAATATTGGCGCCATGGATTTCAATTTGGGGTGCTCCGGATTTGTGTATGGTCTGGCATTTGCCAAAGGTTTAATAGCAGCAGGAATTGCTCAAAGTATTTTGTTGGTTACCTCAGAAACCTATACCAAACATATCCATCCTAAAGATAAGGGAAACCGCAGTATCTTCGGAGATGCCTCTGCTTCAGTTATTGTTGAAAAGGATGATACTGCAAGAGAGTATAAATTCTGTTTAGGGACTGACGGGAGTGGAGCCGAAAACCTTATCGTGAAGAAAGGAGCTTTCAGAACCGGCTTTGAGCTGAATCCGGATCATGAGTTTGAAGCAGAAAACCTTTATATGAATGGCCCCGAGATTTTTAATTTTACGATCGAAAATATTCCCGGGCTGGTAAAAGAAACCATGGAGACAAACGGCGTGACAATGGAAGAAATAGATTATTTTGTTTTTCATCAGGCTAATTCCTTTATGCTGAACTATTTGAGAAAAAAAATAAAAATACCGGCAGAAAAGTTCTATATTGATATGGAAAAAACAGGAAATACTGTTTCAGCTACTATTCCGATCGCATTGAAAAATATGATTGATAAAGGGATGCTGAAAGGTGGCGAGAAGGTTCTAATGGCTGGTTTTGGCGTAGGATATTCCTGGGGGGCAACCCTGGTGGAAATGTAA
- a CDS encoding carbonic anhydrase yields MSQSYEVIFENNRKWVESKVSEDPNFFQELAKTQHPDYLYIGCSDSRATAEELMGAKPGEVFVHRNIANVVNTLDMSSTAVIQYAVEHLKVKHIIVCGHYNCGGVKAAMTPQDLGLLNPWLRNIRDVYRLHQAELDAIEDEDKRYDRLVELNVQEQCINVIKMACVQERYILEEQPIVHGWVFDLRTGKIIDLEIDFEKTLKDIQKIYNLTGSDWVMSRKTK; encoded by the coding sequence ATGTCACAATCGTACGAAGTTATTTTTGAAAACAATAGAAAATGGGTAGAATCCAAAGTATCAGAAGACCCGAATTTCTTCCAGGAGCTGGCAAAAACTCAACATCCTGACTATCTGTATATCGGATGCTCAGACAGTAGAGCAACAGCTGAAGAACTGATGGGTGCAAAACCCGGAGAGGTTTTTGTTCACAGAAACATAGCCAATGTTGTGAATACTTTAGATATGAGCTCCACAGCAGTAATTCAATATGCTGTAGAACATCTGAAGGTAAAACACATTATTGTATGTGGACACTACAACTGCGGGGGTGTAAAAGCAGCTATGACTCCTCAGGATTTAGGATTATTAAATCCTTGGTTGAGAAACATCCGTGATGTGTACAGATTACATCAGGCAGAGCTTGATGCCATCGAAGATGAAGACAAGCGTTATGACAGACTTGTAGAGCTTAACGTTCAGGAGCAGTGCATCAACGTTATAAAAATGGCTTGCGTACAGGAAAGATACATTTTGGAGGAACAGCCTATTGTACACGGCTGGGTATTCGACCTGAGAACAGGTAAGATCATTGATTTGGAAATTGATTTTGAGAAAACCTTGAAAGACATTCAAAAAATCTACAACCTTACAGGTTCTGACTGGGTAATGAGCAGAAAGACGAAATAG